The proteins below are encoded in one region of Roseovarius bejariae:
- a CDS encoding electron transfer flavoprotein subunit beta/FixA family protein, whose protein sequence is MKVLVPVKRVIDYNVKVRVKADGSGVDLANVKMSMNPFDEIAVEEAIRLKEAGKADEVIAVSIGVKQSQETLRTALAMGADRAILVEAADDVHTDIEPLAVAKILAKVVEEEQPGLVLTGKQAIDNDMNATGQMLSALLGWSQAMYANNVDVEGDHAVVTREVDGGLQTIKVKMPTIISTDLRLNEPRYASLPNIMKAKKKPLDEKTAADYGVDVSPRLEIVKTDEPEARKAGEMVGSVDELVAKLKEAGAV, encoded by the coding sequence ATGAAGGTTCTAGTGCCTGTCAAACGCGTGATCGACTACAACGTGAAGGTCCGCGTTAAGGCGGACGGCAGCGGTGTCGATCTTGCCAATGTCAAAATGTCGATGAACCCCTTTGACGAGATTGCCGTCGAAGAGGCCATTCGCCTGAAAGAGGCCGGCAAGGCCGACGAAGTGATCGCCGTATCCATCGGCGTCAAGCAAAGCCAGGAAACCCTGCGCACCGCGCTCGCCATGGGCGCCGACCGCGCCATTCTGGTTGAAGCCGCCGATGACGTGCACACCGACATCGAACCTCTGGCCGTGGCCAAGATCCTTGCCAAGGTCGTCGAAGAAGAACAGCCGGGCCTTGTCCTGACAGGCAAACAGGCGATCGACAACGACATGAACGCCACCGGGCAGATGCTCTCGGCGCTTCTGGGTTGGTCGCAAGCGATGTATGCCAACAACGTGGATGTCGAAGGCGACCATGCCGTCGTCACCCGCGAGGTTGATGGCGGTCTGCAAACCATCAAGGTCAAGATGCCCACCATCATCTCGACCGACCTGCGCCTGAACGAGCCGCGCTATGCCTCGCTGCCGAACATCATGAAGGCCAAGAAAAAGCCGCTGGACGAGAAAACCGCCGCCGACTACGGCGTCGACGTCAGCCCGCGCCTCGAAATCGTCAAGACGGACGAGCCCGAGGCCCGCAAGGCCGGTGAAATGGTCGGCTCGGTGGACGAGCTGGTTGCCAAACTCAAAGAAGCGGGGGCCGTGTAA
- a CDS encoding DUF898 family protein: MTTDIQFGVRETLEGHYAGQRKSLFNIAVVTALLTTLTFGIYRFWAKTRVRRYIWSSVSDGRDSFEYTGTGLEKLLGFLVAVVILAVYLGVVQMGLYYFGMTLFIEPQTPEQTMMQSMAVVITALAVVPLVFFAKYRVRRYKMARTRWRGIRFGMDKGAWGYAARAMMHWVLTILSLGLLLPWQTLRLERYMTDRSWYGDAPFQQGGKWTALLPMMGHIYMGLAIVVGGGALAGMMALPTEGMMLSGLGFVWFIAGIVLYRVKAFCYLTNSKTLDGNIHFDAQVDTVSLVATVFLGALAAALITGFVFGALGVGIFVLVVPAAMLGQGAMFIATVAVVAAYLLALAITNSLALVWVVQPIIDQVVESITVHNADELQFIEQRSFDEGADAEGFADALDLAAAV; the protein is encoded by the coding sequence ATGACGACAGATATTCAATTCGGGGTTCGGGAGACTTTGGAGGGCCACTACGCGGGTCAGCGCAAGTCCTTGTTCAATATCGCCGTGGTGACGGCGCTTTTGACCACTCTGACCTTCGGGATCTATCGGTTCTGGGCCAAGACACGCGTGCGGCGCTATATCTGGTCCTCGGTCAGTGATGGCCGGGACAGTTTCGAATATACCGGCACGGGACTTGAGAAACTTCTGGGTTTTCTGGTGGCGGTTGTCATTCTGGCCGTCTACCTCGGGGTGGTTCAGATGGGGCTTTATTACTTCGGGATGACCCTGTTCATCGAGCCGCAGACCCCGGAACAGACGATGATGCAATCCATGGCGGTGGTGATCACGGCCCTTGCGGTGGTGCCCTTGGTCTTTTTCGCGAAATACCGTGTGAGGCGCTACAAGATGGCGCGGACGCGCTGGCGCGGGATACGCTTTGGCATGGACAAGGGCGCATGGGGTTATGCCGCGCGGGCGATGATGCATTGGGTGCTGACGATCCTGTCGCTGGGCCTGCTGTTGCCGTGGCAGACCCTGCGCCTGGAACGCTATATGACCGACCGGAGCTGGTACGGGGATGCGCCGTTTCAGCAGGGCGGAAAATGGACGGCGCTTTTGCCGATGATGGGGCATATCTATATGGGCCTCGCGATCGTGGTGGGCGGCGGAGCGCTGGCCGGTATGATGGCGCTGCCGACCGAGGGCATGATGCTGAGCGGGCTGGGTTTTGTCTGGTTCATTGCGGGGATCGTGCTCTATCGTGTGAAAGCCTTTTGTTATCTGACCAACTCCAAGACGCTGGACGGCAATATTCACTTCGATGCGCAGGTGGATACCGTTTCGCTTGTGGCGACGGTGTTTCTTGGGGCGCTGGCGGCGGCCCTGATCACGGGGTTCGTGTTCGGTGCGCTGGGCGTGGGGATCTTTGTTTTGGTGGTGCCTGCCGCCATGCTGGGGCAAGGGGCGATGTTCATTGCCACGGTGGCGGTCGTCGCGGCCTATCTTCTGGCGCTGGCGATCACCAACTCGCTGGCCCTGGTCTGGGTTGTTCAGCCGATCATTGATCAGGTTGTCGAATCCATTACGGTACATAATGCCGACGAGTTGCAGTTCATCGAGCAGCGCAGCTTTGACGAGGGGGCCGATGCCGAGGGCTTTGCCGATGCACTGGATCTGGCGGCGGCTGTCTAG
- a CDS encoding DUF898 family protein: MSDVTHTISGEYHGERKPLFGLAFKTAILTALTVGIYRFWAKTRIRKYIWSSVAGQGDAFEYTGTGLEKFLGFLMAIVILAVYLGIVQMILFYFGLTLFSEPTNTAEMVGQTLAFYITFLAVVPLIFFAQYRARRYKLARSRWRGVRFGMESSAWGYALRAIGHWVLTIITLGVLLPRQTFYLEKYMTDRTWYGDGRFEQQGNWTGLYPAMKHLAIGLAILIGGGILGGVTGSAAIGVIAAIVGYIWFMVGLVSYRVRSFIYLTDNKVLDREVTFDAAPETSTIVGTVIVGGLVVGLIVGLVFAVVGGIASSMMGPLMFGNPVAQIIGLIFVAAIYIMALAMAGALSLVWITQPIIYHVVTTLNVKAADHLNTIKQRAHDDGADAEGFADALDIGGAI; the protein is encoded by the coding sequence ATGTCAGACGTTACGCATACAATTTCAGGCGAATACCATGGCGAGCGAAAGCCGCTTTTCGGGTTGGCCTTCAAAACCGCAATCCTTACCGCGCTGACGGTGGGGATTTACCGTTTCTGGGCCAAGACGCGCATCCGGAAATACATCTGGTCCTCGGTGGCCGGGCAGGGCGATGCCTTTGAATATACCGGCACCGGTCTGGAAAAGTTCCTTGGGTTCCTGATGGCGATCGTGATTCTGGCCGTCTACCTTGGGATCGTGCAGATGATCCTGTTCTATTTCGGCCTGACCCTGTTTTCCGAACCGACGAACACGGCAGAGATGGTCGGGCAGACGCTGGCCTTCTACATCACCTTCCTGGCGGTGGTGCCGCTGATTTTCTTCGCGCAGTATCGCGCGCGGCGTTACAAGCTGGCGCGGTCGCGCTGGCGGGGGGTGCGCTTCGGGATGGAAAGCAGTGCGTGGGGCTATGCCCTGCGGGCGATTGGGCATTGGGTCCTGACCATTATCACGCTGGGTGTCCTGTTGCCGCGCCAGACATTCTATCTTGAGAAGTACATGACCGACCGCACGTGGTATGGCGACGGCAGGTTCGAGCAACAGGGCAATTGGACCGGACTCTACCCGGCGATGAAGCATCTGGCGATTGGCTTGGCCATCCTGATCGGGGGCGGCATTCTGGGCGGCGTCACAGGGTCGGCTGCGATAGGCGTGATTGCCGCGATTGTCGGCTATATCTGGTTCATGGTCGGGCTTGTGTCGTATCGGGTCCGTTCGTTCATTTACCTTACCGACAACAAGGTTCTGGACCGAGAGGTGACCTTCGATGCCGCGCCCGAAACCTCGACCATCGTGGGAACGGTGATCGTGGGGGGGCTTGTGGTGGGCCTTATCGTGGGTCTGGTTTTTGCCGTGGTCGGCGGAATCGCCTCGTCGATGATGGGACCGCTGATGTTCGGCAACCCGGTGGCCCAGATCATCGGGCTGATATTCGTGGCCGCCATCTATATCATGGCACTGGCCATGGCGGGGGCGCTGTCGCTTGTCTGGATCACGCAGCCGATCATCTATCACGTGGTCACCACGCTCAATGTGAAAGCTGCGGATCACCTGAACACCATCAAGCAACGGGCGCATGACGACGGGGCGGATGCCGAAGGCTTCGCCGACGCTCTGGATATTGGCGGCGCGATTTGA
- a CDS encoding M48 family metallopeptidase, protein MGPVTGSFFDGQHAGRHRVEVTLDEGAGVLIVTGPSLPEALHWPLERLRALEDLARDYSLTLTLHAETKDESPRDPARLTIREPSMTARIREVCPDLRRRDLHRGTWGKLLKRTGLAVAAVVLMLFVILPRMADTLATLIPVEREIAFGKSVIAQMERALGAADLGDLRCRGDAGQAALDRMVARLTEGQDLQYDLEVRVFDDEMVNAFAAPGGQVVVMRGLLEDANGPDAVAAVLAHEIGHVEARDATRIALRAAGSAGLLSMVLGDFTGGTIAVVLGERVMQASYTREAEAAADEFALGMLNAARVDSTGLAEFFDHIGELQGEMMQLPEYLSTHPASAGRAERARDNAESQGATSPVLSEADWQALKGICG, encoded by the coding sequence ATGGGGCCGGTCACGGGCAGTTTTTTCGACGGCCAACATGCCGGGCGTCACCGGGTCGAGGTGACACTGGATGAGGGGGCGGGAGTGCTGATCGTGACCGGGCCGAGCCTGCCCGAGGCACTGCATTGGCCCTTGGAACGGCTGCGCGCGCTGGAAGATCTGGCGCGCGACTATAGCCTGACCCTGACCCTGCACGCCGAAACCAAGGACGAGTCGCCGCGCGATCCCGCGCGCCTGACCATCCGCGAGCCGTCCATGACGGCGCGCATTCGTGAGGTCTGCCCCGACCTGCGGCGCCGGGACCTGCACCGGGGGACATGGGGTAAGCTTTTGAAGCGGACGGGCCTTGCCGTTGCGGCGGTGGTTCTGATGCTTTTCGTGATCCTGCCGCGCATGGCCGACACCTTGGCCACGCTGATCCCGGTGGAGCGCGAGATTGCCTTTGGCAAGTCGGTGATCGCGCAGATGGAGCGCGCACTGGGCGCCGCCGATCTGGGCGACCTGCGGTGTCGCGGGGATGCAGGGCAGGCGGCGCTGGACCGGATGGTGGCGCGGCTGACCGAGGGGCAGGACCTTCAGTATGACCTTGAGGTGCGGGTTTTCGACGACGAGATGGTCAACGCCTTTGCCGCGCCGGGCGGTCAGGTCGTCGTGATGCGCGGATTGTTGGAGGATGCGAACGGGCCGGATGCCGTGGCTGCCGTGCTGGCGCATGAGATCGGCCATGTGGAGGCGCGCGACGCGACACGGATTGCATTGCGTGCGGCGGGGTCTGCCGGGCTGTTGTCGATGGTGCTGGGCGATTTCACCGGCGGCACGATTGCCGTGGTTCTGGGCGAGAGGGTGATGCAGGCCAGCTATACCCGCGAGGCCGAGGCGGCGGCGGATGAGTTTGCCCTCGGGATGCTGAACGCGGCGCGGGTGGATAGCACCGGCCTTGCCGAGTTCTTTGACCATATTGGCGAGTTGCAGGGCGAGATGATGCAATTGCCCGAGTATCTTTCGACCCACCCGGCCAGTGCGGGGCGTGCCGAACGGGCCCGCGACAATGCAGAAAGCCAAGGTGCGACCAGCCCTGTGTTGAGCGAGGCGGATTGGCAGGCGCTCAAGGGGATTTGCGGGTAG
- a CDS encoding cytochrome P450, translating to MTAAAPLPVHVPLVTRPMGLWASLQASRRNVLSIIPAIATRQPMVSGRTGKRWHMVMDPGAIRRVLLEEVDNYPKSLVTKNLLRPAIGESLFIAEGAHWRWQRRAAAPVFSHRNVMNLAPIMTAAAERSCARIAKAGPRAVDMAEDMVRTTFDVIAEVTFSGDGTFDADAVHGAIDAYIAEAGKISLFDLLGFPDWVPRPGRVISGGAVNQMKRVADEAVEARRERGRDGVPDLLDLLLEGEDPKTKRQMNTAELRDNLLTFIVAGHETTALTLAWSLYLCAFDQEVQDRARDEIQGVLGDRACTGEDVEHLPYIRQIIDEALRLYPPAGMISRTAMADDTLCGREVKRGDTVILPIYALHRSHLLWDEPDAFRPERFADRKAIDRYAYLPFGDGPRICIGASFAIQEAVIILATLLNRYRFTPVKGRDPDPVMILTLRPEGGVWLEAEAI from the coding sequence ATGACTGCCGCCGCGCCCCTTCCCGTGCATGTGCCCCTTGTAACCCGGCCCATGGGCCTATGGGCCAGCCTGCAAGCCTCGCGCCGCAATGTCCTGAGCATCATTCCCGCCATCGCCACCCGGCAGCCCATGGTCTCGGGGCGCACCGGCAAACGCTGGCACATGGTGATGGACCCCGGGGCCATCCGCCGGGTGCTCCTGGAAGAGGTCGACAATTACCCCAAATCGCTGGTCACCAAGAACCTGCTGCGCCCCGCCATCGGCGAATCGCTGTTCATCGCCGAGGGCGCGCACTGGCGCTGGCAACGGCGGGCGGCGGCGCCGGTGTTTTCCCATCGCAACGTGATGAACCTCGCACCGATCATGACGGCGGCCGCCGAGCGCAGTTGCGCCCGCATTGCCAAGGCAGGCCCCCGCGCCGTGGACATGGCCGAGGACATGGTGCGCACCACTTTCGACGTGATCGCCGAGGTGACCTTCTCGGGCGACGGCACCTTCGACGCCGACGCCGTGCATGGCGCGATTGACGCCTATATCGCGGAAGCCGGGAAAATCTCGCTTTTCGACCTGCTGGGCTTTCCCGATTGGGTGCCGCGCCCGGGCCGCGTGATATCGGGCGGCGCCGTCAACCAGATGAAACGCGTGGCCGACGAGGCCGTCGAGGCCCGCCGCGAAAGGGGCCGTGATGGTGTGCCCGACCTTCTCGACCTGCTGTTGGAGGGCGAAGACCCCAAGACCAAACGGCAGATGAACACCGCCGAACTGCGCGACAACCTTCTGACCTTCATCGTCGCGGGCCATGAAACCACCGCGCTGACGCTGGCGTGGTCGCTCTACCTCTGTGCCTTCGACCAAGAGGTCCAGGACCGCGCCCGTGACGAGATCCAGGGCGTTCTGGGCGATCGCGCCTGCACCGGCGAAGATGTCGAACACCTGCCCTACATCCGCCAGATCATCGACGAGGCCCTGCGCCTTTATCCGCCTGCTGGGATGATCTCACGCACGGCCATGGCCGACGACACGCTCTGCGGGCGCGAGGTGAAGCGCGGCGATACCGTGATCCTGCCGATCTACGCCCTGCACCGCAGCCACCTTCTGTGGGACGAGCCCGACGCCTTCCGGCCCGAGCGTTTCGCCGACCGCAAGGCGATTGATCGCTACGCCTACCTGCCCTTCGGTGACGGACCGCGTATCTGCATCGGGGCGAGCTTCGCCATCCAGGAGGCGGTGATCATCCTTGCCACCCTGCTCAATCGCTACCGCTTCACCCCCGTCAAGGGCCGCGACCCCGACCCGGTGATGATCCTCACCCTGCGCCCCGAAGGCGGTGTCTGGCTTGAGGCCGAGGCGATTTAG
- a CDS encoding SDR family NAD(P)-dependent oxidoreductase, producing the protein MSAKTILITGCSTGIGLDAAHTLRARGWRVFAACRKAEDCDRLRTEGFDSPRMDYNDEHSLRDGLAEVLDATGGTLDALFNNGAYAIPGPVEDIPTEALRTIFQSNLIGWHDLTRQVIPVMRAQGHGRIVQCSSVLGLVAMKWRGAYVSTKFALEGLTDALRLEMAETGIKVSIIDPGPIETDFRKNAIKEFERWIDWENSARADQYRDNLLTQLYEGSSSGPQWPASAVTRKLIHALDHPRPKARYYVTAPTHAMGLARRALPARALDWLVSKG; encoded by the coding sequence ATGAGCGCGAAAACCATCCTGATCACCGGCTGTTCCACCGGCATCGGCCTTGACGCGGCCCACACCCTGCGCGCCCGCGGCTGGCGGGTCTTCGCCGCCTGCCGCAAGGCCGAAGACTGCGACCGCCTGCGCACCGAGGGCTTCGATAGCCCGCGCATGGATTACAACGACGAACACAGCCTGCGCGACGGTCTGGCCGAGGTCCTCGACGCCACCGGCGGTACGCTGGATGCGCTGTTCAATAACGGCGCCTACGCCATCCCCGGCCCGGTCGAGGACATCCCGACCGAGGCCCTGCGCACCATCTTTCAATCCAACCTCATCGGCTGGCACGACCTGACCCGACAGGTCATCCCGGTGATGCGCGCCCAGGGGCATGGCCGGATCGTGCAATGCTCCTCCGTTCTGGGCCTTGTGGCCATGAAATGGCGCGGCGCCTACGTGTCCACCAAGTTCGCCCTCGAAGGCCTCACCGACGCCCTGCGCCTTGAAATGGCCGAGACCGGCATCAAGGTTTCCATCATCGACCCCGGCCCGATCGAGACCGATTTCCGCAAGAACGCGATCAAGGAATTCGAACGCTGGATCGACTGGGAGAACTCGGCCCGCGCCGACCAATACCGCGACAACCTTCTCACCCAACTCTACGAAGGCAGCAGCAGCGGCCCGCAATGGCCCGCCTCCGCCGTTACCCGCAAATTGATCCACGCCCTCGACCATCCCCGCCCCAAGGCGCGCTACTATGTGACCGCGCCCACCCATGCCATGGGCCTTGCCCGGCGCGCCCTGCCCGCCCGCGCATTGGATTGGCTGGTCTCCAAGGGGTAA
- a CDS encoding DNA topoisomerase IV subunit A, translating to MSDLLDDPNIGPEAVSEPLRRAIGERYLTYALSTIMHRALPDARDGLKPVHRRILFAMRELKLSSAGGFRKSAKISGDVMGNYHPHGDAAIYDAMARLAQDFAVRYPLVDGQGNFGNIDGDNPAASRYTEARMTAVAEAMLNGLNENAVDFRDNYDGTLTEPAVLPASFPNLLANGSSGIAVGMATNIPPHNIGELVDACLHLIKTPDARDDTLLNYIPGPDFPTGGVIVEPPENIAQAYRTGRGAFRLRCKWEVEDLGRGQWQVVVTEIPYQVQKSKLVEKIAELIQTKKVPILADIRDESADDVRMILEPRSKNVDPEVLMGMLYRNSDLEVRFSLNMNVLIDGVTPKVCSLKEVLRAFLDFRREVLIRRSRHRMAKIDHRLEVLQGLITAFLNLDRVIEIIRYDDDPKVALMYEDWSHVHQSTLSRAMDESEYRSPLAGVDVKSLALIADPEMEATGVLSESAPERAVPHSYAGRENGLSDVQAEAILNMRLRSLRRLEEEALVKERDALMEERAELEDLLEDESLQWAAIADQLREVKKTFGKDYVLDGQNVGARRTQFAEAGEVEEVPLEAMIDREPITVVCSKMGWIRAMSGHIDLTRELKFKDGDEGRFIFHAETTDRLLVFGSNGRFYTLSAANLPGGRGMGEPVRLMVDLPNEVEIVDLFIHKPGRKLLVASSAGDGFVVSEDDVVAQTRTGKQVLNVRGEASARVCTPVTGDHVACVGENRKVLIFPVEDLPEMGRGKGVRLQKYKDGGLSDAATFTLADGLSWLDPAGRTRTETELAEWMGKRAGTGRMAPRGFPRDNRFT from the coding sequence ATGAGTGATTTGCTGGATGACCCCAATATCGGCCCCGAGGCTGTGTCGGAACCGCTGCGCCGTGCAATCGGTGAGCGCTACCTGACCTATGCCCTGAGCACGATCATGCACCGTGCGCTACCCGATGCGCGTGACGGGTTGAAGCCCGTGCACCGGCGGATTCTGTTCGCGATGCGCGAGTTGAAACTGAGCAGCGCCGGGGGTTTCCGCAAATCCGCCAAGATCAGCGGCGACGTGATGGGGAACTACCACCCGCACGGGGACGCGGCGATTTACGATGCCATGGCGCGTCTGGCGCAGGATTTCGCGGTCCGCTATCCGCTGGTCGACGGGCAGGGGAACTTCGGCAATATCGACGGGGACAACCCGGCGGCCAGCCGGTACACCGAGGCACGGATGACCGCCGTGGCCGAGGCGATGCTGAACGGCCTGAACGAGAATGCCGTCGATTTCCGCGATAACTATGACGGGACGCTGACCGAACCGGCGGTTCTGCCGGCGTCGTTCCCCAATCTGCTGGCCAATGGGTCGAGCGGCATTGCCGTGGGGATGGCCACCAATATTCCGCCGCATAACATCGGTGAGCTGGTCGATGCCTGTCTGCATCTGATCAAGACGCCCGATGCCCGCGACGATACGCTGCTGAATTATATTCCCGGCCCGGACTTTCCCACCGGCGGGGTGATCGTGGAGCCGCCCGAGAATATCGCGCAGGCCTATCGTACCGGGCGCGGGGCCTTCCGCCTGCGCTGTAAGTGGGAGGTCGAGGACCTTGGCCGCGGGCAATGGCAGGTGGTCGTTACCGAGATTCCCTATCAGGTGCAGAAGAGCAAGCTGGTCGAGAAGATCGCCGAGTTGATCCAGACCAAAAAGGTGCCGATCCTCGCGGATATTCGCGACGAAAGCGCCGATGACGTGCGGATGATCCTTGAGCCGCGATCCAAGAACGTCGACCCCGAGGTTCTGATGGGGATGCTGTATCGCAACTCGGACCTTGAGGTGCGGTTCAGCCTGAACATGAACGTGCTGATTGATGGCGTCACCCCAAAGGTGTGCAGCCTCAAGGAGGTTCTGCGCGCCTTCCTTGATTTCCGGCGCGAGGTTCTGATCCGTCGCAGCCGCCACCGGATGGCCAAGATCGACCACCGGCTGGAGGTGTTGCAGGGGCTTATCACGGCCTTCTTGAACCTTGATCGGGTGATCGAGATTATCCGCTATGACGACGACCCCAAGGTGGCGTTGATGTACGAGGATTGGAGCCATGTGCATCAATCCACCCTGAGCCGCGCGATGGACGAGTCCGAGTATCGCTCGCCGTTGGCGGGTGTCGATGTGAAATCGCTGGCCTTGATTGCCGACCCCGAGATGGAGGCCACGGGCGTTCTGTCGGAAAGCGCGCCCGAGCGGGCCGTGCCGCATAGTTACGCGGGCCGGGAAAACGGCCTGTCGGATGTGCAGGCCGAAGCGATCCTCAACATGCGCCTGCGGTCCTTGCGGCGGCTTGAGGAAGAGGCGCTTGTCAAGGAACGCGATGCCTTGATGGAAGAGCGGGCCGAGTTGGAAGACCTGCTTGAGGATGAAAGCCTGCAATGGGCGGCGATTGCCGATCAGTTGCGCGAGGTAAAGAAGACCTTTGGCAAGGATTACGTTCTGGACGGTCAGAACGTGGGCGCGCGCCGGACCCAGTTCGCCGAGGCCGGCGAAGTGGAAGAGGTGCCGCTGGAGGCGATGATCGACCGCGAGCCGATCACGGTTGTCTGCTCCAAGATGGGGTGGATCAGGGCGATGTCGGGGCATATCGACCTGACCCGCGAGTTGAAGTTCAAGGATGGCGACGAGGGGCGGTTCATCTTCCATGCGGAAACCACCGACCGGCTGTTGGTCTTTGGCAGCAACGGGCGGTTCTATACCCTGAGCGCCGCCAACCTGCCCGGCGGTCGCGGGATGGGGGAGCCGGTGCGCCTGATGGTGGACCTGCCCAACGAGGTGGAAATCGTCGATCTGTTCATTCACAAGCCGGGCCGGAAGCTTTTGGTCGCCTCCTCGGCGGGGGACGGGTTTGTCGTGAGTGAGGACGATGTCGTGGCCCAGACCCGGACCGGCAAGCAGGTGTTGAACGTGCGCGGCGAGGCGTCGGCGCGGGTCTGTACGCCGGTGACGGGCGATCACGTGGCCTGTGTGGGGGAAAACCGCAAGGTTTTGATCTTCCCGGTGGAAGACCTGCCCGAGATGGGCCGGGGCAAGGGCGTGCGGTTGCAGAAGTACAAGGACGGGGGCCTTAGCGATGCGGCGACCTTTACGCTGGCCGATGGGCTAAGCTGGCTTGATCCGGCGGGGCGGACGCGGACGGAAACCGAGCTTGCCGAATGGATGGGCAAACGTGCCGGTACGGGCCGGATGGCACCGCGCGGTTTCCCACGGGATAACCGCTTTACCTGA
- a CDS encoding cob(I)yrinic acid a,c-diamide adenosyltransferase has product MVVLNKIYTKTGDHGETALGNGARVAKHSMRVTAYGTVDEVNATVGLARQHATGETDEALARIQNDLFDLGADLCRPDMEKDAEAEYTPLRISDAQVARLESEIDAMNAALEPLRSFILPGGTALAAQLHLCRTVSRRAERLSVELATVEHVNPAAVKYLNRLSDWFFVASRVSNDNGKEDVLWVPGANR; this is encoded by the coding sequence ATGGTCGTACTCAATAAAATCTACACGAAAACAGGGGATCACGGCGAAACCGCGCTTGGCAATGGCGCGCGGGTGGCCAAGCATTCCATGCGCGTCACCGCCTATGGCACCGTGGACGAGGTGAACGCCACCGTGGGCCTTGCCCGTCAGCACGCCACGGGTGAAACCGACGAGGCCCTCGCCCGCATCCAGAACGACCTCTTTGATCTGGGCGCCGATCTCTGCCGCCCCGACATGGAAAAGGACGCCGAGGCCGAATATACCCCGCTGCGCATTTCCGACGCACAGGTCGCCCGCCTCGAATCCGAAATCGACGCGATGAACGCCGCGCTTGAACCCCTGCGCAGCTTCATCTTGCCGGGTGGCACGGCACTTGCCGCACAGCTCCACCTTTGCCGCACCGTCTCGCGCCGGGCCGAACGCCTGTCCGTGGAACTGGCCACGGTCGAGCACGTCAATCCGGCCGCCGTGAAATATCTCAACCGCCTGTCCGATTGGTTCTTCGTCGCCTCGCGCGTCTCCAACGACAACGGCAAAGAGGATGTTTTGTGGGTTCCGGGCGCGAACCGCTGA
- a CDS encoding SH3 domain-containing protein, with the protein MWRFILISFAFLGWSFYELSGGADYAPVTNSIQVRAQLDNARPKARPVKVDVTRVAANGDRAEEETVTRSITSLADLDLSGGQRFEISLASVESPAPEKAPIAKVNKAVATGGAKDTPLPDHVAKAVAAASLSGVASQSVDQAALATAPDTETVQPPRDIRRVTGTVVNMRSGPGTTYGRTGKLYKDDKVIVLRDPGNGWIKLRNAETGRVGWMADWLVTAAN; encoded by the coding sequence ATGTGGCGCTTTATTTTGATAAGCTTCGCCTTTTTGGGGTGGTCATTTTATGAATTGAGCGGCGGCGCCGATTACGCGCCGGTCACCAATTCCATTCAGGTCCGCGCGCAACTCGATAACGCGCGCCCCAAGGCACGCCCGGTCAAGGTTGATGTGACGCGCGTGGCCGCAAACGGCGACCGCGCCGAGGAAGAAACCGTCACCCGCTCCATCACCTCGCTGGCCGATCTGGACCTGTCCGGCGGTCAGCGGTTCGAGATCAGCCTCGCCAGCGTCGAATCCCCAGCCCCCGAGAAAGCCCCCATCGCCAAGGTAAACAAGGCCGTCGCCACGGGAGGGGCCAAAGACACCCCCCTGCCCGATCACGTCGCCAAGGCCGTCGCCGCCGCCAGCCTGTCCGGCGTGGCATCGCAAAGCGTCGATCAAGCCGCCCTTGCCACCGCCCCGGACACCGAAACGGTCCAGCCACCCCGCGACATCCGCCGCGTGACCGGCACCGTGGTCAACATGCGCAGCGGCCCCGGCACGACATACGGGCGCACCGGCAAACTGTACAAGGATGACAAGGTGATCGTCCTGCGCGACCCCGGCAATGGCTGGATCAAACTGCGCAATGCGGAAACGGGGCGCGTCGGCTGGATGGCCGATTGGCTGGTCACCGCCGCAAACTGA
- a CDS encoding twin transmembrane helix small protein produces the protein MMNDPVFLVAAAAMLAVVVILALGISHFGKGDIDSAKKSNRMMKWRIIMQFVAVCLILFFLWFRSGG, from the coding sequence ATGATGAACGATCCCGTATTCCTTGTGGCCGCAGCGGCGATGCTGGCGGTCGTGGTGATTCTGGCCCTCGGGATCAGCCACTTCGGCAAGGGCGATATCGACTCCGCCAAGAAATCCAACCGCATGATGAAATGGCGGATCATCATGCAGTTCGTGGCGGTCTGCCTCATTCTCTTCTTTCTCTGGTTCCGCTCGGGGGGGTAA